A genomic segment from Carassius auratus strain Wakin chromosome 25, ASM336829v1, whole genome shotgun sequence encodes:
- the LOC113043763 gene encoding E3 ubiquitin-protein ligase RFWD3-like, which produces MENMEVEVAPASSEAGVIVVSESDSNTEEEDVPLQDQGPSERPRLSARRAIRRRNITGSHSQVSSRGERMRRLREIIAQNLVERLSSSQDTRRSAPHTDPPALDPEHSSIRTAPAPAPAPAAAANVTTSDESSATGSSVSTAAEGTRASAQLQETEPVSESQGPVTAAASPAGKTEADDADGETCSICFEPWTTAGDHRLAALRCGHLFGFICISRWLMSGGNKCPQCNKPAKRGHIIFLYARKLKALDNAEEVRLKSRLELEQGSRRMEQLEVAQCRQQMQLLADENVRLRKELEELRRWRAQAAFGSSQGASQRQDSSGAGHYVFSKAVLVSQTGGSRVLSYCEPLGCLLASQPSPQATLVPGFGVKKISTATLKPSQYVPIHSKQIRGLCFSRHQDSLLLSAALDNTLKLTSLMTNTVVQAYNTGRPVWSCCWCHDNNNYIYAGLSSGSVLVYDTRDTSTHVQELAPLRSSCPVVSLSYIPRAASSMFPCGGLIAGTLEGGCFWEHVEGTTYTPHILPLESGSCTDIQVEPDSRHCLVTYRPGRSNPSLRCVLMELSRTPQTDISQTPVCSCSPVQTFTAGSSCKLLTKNAVFKSPAGDGATLVCAGDEATNSTMVWDAGTGALLQKMPADLPVLDICPFGANQSSFLASLTEKMLKVYKWE; this is translated from the exons ATGGAGAATATGGAGGTGGAAGTGGCTCCAGCATCCAGCGAGGCCGGTGTGATCGTAGTCTCTGAATCTGACAGCAACACGGAGGAAGAGGATGTTCCCTTACAGGATCAAGGCCCATCGGAGCGACCCAGACTTTCAGCCCGTCGGGCGATCCGGAGGAGAAATATAACTGG GTCACATTCGCAGGTCTCCTCACGTGGAGAGAGGATGCGCAGACTCCGGGAGATCATCGCACAGAATCTGGTGGAGCGGCTGAGCAGCTCCCAGGACACACGGCGCTCCGCTCCTCACACAGATCCACCAGCGCTGGATCCTGAACACAGCTCCATCCGCAccgctcctgctcctgctcctgctcctgctgctgctgcgaatgtGACCACGTCTGATGAGTCCAGCGCTACAG GGTCCAGTGTTTCTACAGCGGCTGAAGGGACGAGAGCATCTGCTCAACTACAAGAGACTGAG CCGGTCTCTGAGTCGCAGGGTCCCGTCACAGCTGCTGCGAGTCCCGCTGGAAAGACCGAAGCAGATGATGCTGATGGAGAGACCTGCTCCATCTGTTTCGAGCCCTGGACCACGGCAGGGGACCACCGCCTGGCCGCTCTCCGCTGCGGTCACCTCTTCGGCTTCATCTGTATCTCCCGCTGGTTGATGAGTGGAGGAAATAAATGTCCACAG TGCAATAAACCAGCCAAACGTGGTCATATCATCTTTCTTTATGCACGGAAACTGAAAGCCCTGGACAACGCAGAGGAAGTGCGACTGAAGAG TCGTCTGGAGCTGGAGCAGGGCTCACGGAGGATGGAGCAGCTGGAGGTGGCTCAGTGTCGTCAGCAGATGCAGCTCCTGGCCGACGAGAACGTGCGGCTGCGCAAAGAgctcgag GAGTTGAGGAGGTGGAGAGCTCAGGCGGCGTTCGGCTCCTCTCAGGGAGCGTCTCAGAGGCAGGACTCGTCCGGCGCGGGACACTACGTCTTCTCTAAGGCTGTGCTGGTGTCTCAGACGGGGGGCAGTAGGGTTCTGTCCTACTGTGAGCCTCTCGGCTGTCTGCTGGCGTCTCAGCCTTCTCCACAAGCAACCTTGGTGCCAG GCTTCGGTGTGAAGAAGATCAGCACTGCGACCCTCAAACCGAGTCAGTATGTTCCCATCCACTCCAAACAGATCCGAGGTCTGTGCTTCAGCCGACACCAGGACAGTCTTCTTCTGTCCGCGGCCCTCGACAACACTCTCAAACTCACCAG CCTGATGACGAACACGGTGGTTCAGGCCTACAACACGGGCAGACCTGTGTGGAGCTGCTGCTGGTGCCACGATAACAACAACTACATTTACGCCGGTCTCTCCAGCGGCTCTGTGCTGGTGTACGACACGCGGGACACTAGCACTCACGTTCAGGAGCTGGCCCCGCTGCGCTCCAG CTGTCCAGTGGTGTCTCTGTCCTACATCCCGCGCGCCGCCTCCAGCATGTTCCCCTGTGGCGGCCTGATCGCAGGCACGCTGGAGGGCGGATGTTTCTGGGAGCACGTGGAGGGAACCACCTACACGCCCCACATCCTTCCTCTAGAGTCCGGCAGCTGCACAGACATACAGGTGGAGCCGGACAGCAGACACTGCCTCGTCACCTACAGACCAG GTCGCTCAAACCCGTCACTGCGTTGTGTGTTAATGGAGCTCAGCCGGACGCCTCAGACAGACATCAGCCAGACGCCCGTCTGCTCCTGCTCTCCGGTCCAGACCTTCACCGCTGGATCCTCCTGCAAGCTTCTCACCAAGAACGCCGTGTTCAAGAGTCCGGCCGGAGACGGAGCCACGCTGGTGTGTGCTGGGGACGAGGCCACCAACTCCACCATG GTCTGGGACGCCGGCACTGGTGCTCTGCTCCAGAAGATGCCTGCAGATCTCCCCGTGCTGGACATCTGTCCGTTTGGGGCCAACCAGAGCAGTTTCCTGGCCTCTCTGACCGAGAAGATGCTCAAGGTTTATAAATGGGAGTGA